GTTTCTTCTGGTCAAGTTTCTCCTTCACTTCTAACTACCTTGGATCGAGAATTTTTGTTGATTAACTTTGGAATTATGTATTCTCAATCAGCATTGCTTGTGCTGCATATTGATGTTTATATGTCTTTGAGAGTTGGATCTGGTTATTTATGGTATTTCAACCTGCTCAGTTAGCTTTCTTTCTCGTGATTCCCTCACCAATTCACTATGACTATGTTGGTGATGTTGGAAGATGATCAACAGCTTGAGTTCTGTTTTACAGGTACATATGCGACCGGATCATTCTGTTAGGCACTTGGTTTGGAGAGGATGCACATGTGCCTGAGCCACCAATGAATGTTGTCAACCTTGAAGACTAACCAAACAGAGTTATAGATGCAATGaatattgatgatattttttcAGCAAGTTCTTCAACTGAGGCTCATCCAATGACTCCATCACACACATCTAGATCTTTGGGGAAGAGGTCACTTGAAGGGTCTGTTAATAGGAGTTCCAGCAAGAAGCAGACAATGACCAGGGTAGATGAGCATGATATTATGATGAGGCTGTTTAATGTTGTGGAGACACTTGCTGCTGTTAGGGATGCACCACCACCAACTGCTACTGCTGTCGAAGTTAAAACCACAACTCATGTCGCTTTTAAGATACTTAAGAAAATGAGGAAGGAGCTTGGTATTTCTAATGATTTATATCTATTCGCAGCTGACTTGTTTGCAGACAATTATGTGAAGGAGTGCTTCATCGAATGTGAAGAAGATCTGCGTTTGGCATATCTTGAGAGGAAGTATGCACAACATCTGACCAAGACGGACATGAGTGGTTTGTGATTTCTGCTATGACTTAAGCAGCTTGTTTGATAATCAAAACTTATTTTGAGCTACTGTtgggaattatttttttttattggacgatgtttttattttataaatggaTGATGACAATTAATGGGTGATGAATTTGGCAAGGTTAATCAATGTTGCAAAAATCGGGCTAGTTGGCCATCTAGTCGCTAGTCGAGGCTTACCGCTTCGACTAGAGGGTAGTCGGTCCTAGTCGGGCACAGTCGGCCTAGGCCTTTTTTTGGGCATGGGCCTTTTTTTGACTGGGCCTTTTATTTTgccccatttttcttcttttgaccCAGTTTCTCATTCAAGTCCAAGTCATAACAGCCCAATAACTCTCTCTTCTAGTCTTCTACGCGACTTCACCTTCCTATTGCATATGGCTTGAAACCTTAAAATTCGCATATGTATGTTCTTCGCTTGTTGCTGCAACCGAATGCTTTGGGGAGTACAAAACGACTGAGGCGCTGGTGATTTCGACTCGGTTCTTTGCTACTCTGTTGTTCTATTCTTTGCTGTCGCTTGTTCTAGTCTTTGCTGGAGCTATTCTGTATTCTTTTCATTGGTTCTAGAGGTGTTCCTGTTCGTCGCTTGTTCTAGTCTGCTGGTCGACTCAGGTTCTGTATTCTATCTGCTATTCTTGTACAGTTGTACCCTCTCGTGTTCTGTACTCTGCTGCTAGTCTCTGCTGTTGTGTTCTTCAATTCTTCTGCTAGTCTCATGTTCTGTACTCTGCTGCTAGAGACCATGTTACATGTATGGCATGTATGGCATTATCTAATTAGTATTGCATTATGTTATTGTTCTAAAATTCGCTCATGTTATGCTTGTTAGAACTTCGTCAATTAATGCTGTGTCttcaactaatttttttttgcatttagtTATGTTGTTCTGGTTGTGTATttttacacacacatatatatttaggatatgtattgcatatatatatatatagtttttttaattaaaaaaactcaaaacgattaatCCCCGACTAGTCCCCAATTAATCCCTAGTCCCTACGAACCGCATAGCGGCCGACTAGTGATTTTTGCAACCATGAGAGTAATGAAGCAATGCCTTTTTTTTTagtatgttactgttttttaATTAATGGTTAATGATTGTATTAGGTTATGATGAATTATTCTCATCTGATTATAGGAATGGTTTTGAATCTTTGTTCATTTTTCACATTCAGGTGTGAACAGTATTACGATGGATGATGATGACAGTGAAGCACGCCGTAGATGGAGTAATGATTTTATACTCGTTGCGAGTGTCACTGCAGCTGCTATGTACTATGGCATATCAAAGGAGGCGTGCAACTTATATTGATAAGGTGCCGAGTAGAACATCTGCTTTACAAGGTGTTGATTGGGTTGCTGAATTCTTACATGGACACCCCGATTGATGGCACCAAAATTTTCGGATGATGAGAGAAATTTTTAGAGAACTAtgccaataactaagggacaaATACATGTTACCAATAACATTCCAATTCTAGAAATGGTTGGTGTGTTTCTTTTCATTctgggttagggttagggtgtTGGTGATAGATTGGTGCAAGAATATTTTTAGCATTATGGAGAAACTGTGTTTTtgacaaataaaaagaaaaactgttAGTAAGATTTTTAAATTTCAAGGAGGATTTGCATATTTGCATAGTGTCTATTTAATGTCAATAGATTTTATTAAATCGAAGGAGAGCCAGTTTGATGTAGCGTCGGCTAAGATTATCAATTGTGATTGCATGTATGTCACTTCATAACTTCATTCGGTTATTCGGTTAAGAGTGTAAATGTCGGTTAAGAGTACAATTGACGAAGAGTTCACTTCACATTCAGATGAAGGATGTTGCTAGAGGGATGATAATTTGTGTGATGACACAAAAATGACGTGTTTTCCGGATAATATTGCGAACAAACTCTTACCTAGGACGGTAGGAGGCAGAGTCATTGAGATTGTAGTGTAGTTTTTTAATTCTAAATATGGAAAATATTTGAACTTATTAATAcgtattatttaaaaaatgaagCCATTTATTAGTTAATTTACCAAACCTTACATCGTCCGAGCAGGAACCGGACCCGGACGATTCTGATTCGCACGCGAGACGCACCCAGGCACGCTTTTGACTTACGCTTCCTCAGTTTCTCGTCCTCATATTCGTCTTTCCTCTTATCTCTATCCCTCTCTAAACTCAGTACGCGAAACGGAGGACTTCAATTTCTCTCGTTTTGATCCGTATTTCACTGATTCCGGAAACTGATACAATAATAATGCCACAGGATCCACCGTCCGAGCAGGAACCGGACGATTCTGATTCTGACTTCATTGAGATTGATCCTACACGTCGCTACGGTCGGGTCCGTATGCTTTATCAAACTCTTATGCAAaagtttccttttccttttcagtTGGTTAATCATTTGTCTTGATCGAAACTTGTTCTTTCACTTTGATGTTCTTGCAGTATAAGGAGGTTTTAGGAAGAGGGGCTTTCAAAAAAGTGTATCTTTTTGTCtaatttatacttattttattgTTGCACTCACTACGATTGTCATTTAAGACTTTAacaatgtatatatgtatatgactGTGTGTAAATCCTTGATCAAGTTATTGATATTCAGATATAGAGCGTTTGATGAGCTTGAAGGAATTGAAGTTGCTTGGAATCAGGTTAAGGTGACTGATCTGTTGCGTAATTCTGAAGATTTGGAGCGTTTGTATTCTGAAGTTCATCTGCTTAAGACcttgaagcacaaaaacatcattAAATTTTACAATTCATGGATTGATACCAAAAATGAGAATATCAATTTCATCACGGAGATATTCACTTCGGGCACATTGAGGCAGTGAGTTTGTTTAGATACGTTTATGATCGATGTCTCGGTATTTgtcttggttttgattttggttagGGATCATGGTTTCGTTCATGGATAGGTATCGCAAGAAACATAAGCATGTTGATCTGAGGGCACTGAAGAAATGGTCGAGGCAGATCCTAGAGGGCCTTTCTTATCTTCACAGTCATGATCCGCCTGTCATCCATAGAGATTTGAAATGTGACAACATTTTTGTTAATGGAAACCAAGGGGAGGTGAAAATTGGTGATTTAGGAATGGCTGCCATTCTTCGCCAAGCTCGTTCAGCACATAGTGTCATTGGTGAGGACTATGTTGTGAacatttatttaatattttcctCTTGCGGCTCGAGGTATGATTATGTAGGTTTTGTAACTAGAGGAACGGTGATCTAAAAAGTCTTAAGTTATTGTTGCAAAAATAGTGAAACTCTAAAAAATCTAAGGTGATTGCAGGTACACCTGAGTTTATGGCACCAGAGCTTTATGAGGAAGAATACAATGAGCTGGTGGACATTTATGCCTTTGGAATGTGTGTGCTGGAGCTTGTAACCTTTGAGTATCCATATGCTGAGTGTGCCAATGCTGCTCAAATATTCAAGAAAGTAACATCGGTAAGGCATATGCTCTTTATCTCATTAAATTGTTCTCATTGCGTAATTCTTTTATGGTTGCTCTTGAGGATTCATTATTTTGAAGATTGCCTTAATCCATGAGTTCTTTTTAACATCTTGGTTTCAAAGATAACTTAATTTGTAGATTGGTCTTGCATGGTTTCAAAATAAAAGGGGAAATAAAATCATTTGCATGTCTCATCATTCTCCTAATCATTATGATTGAAATTTACTGATCGCCATCACCAATCACTTAGTACTTTTACATTCCGCTTGTTAATCCCAGCaaacaaaatgagaaaattttacCACAAAATCAAGCCACATTACAAAGTGAGAGGTGCATTTGATTAAGCCCTCTGGCACAAATGCTCCCAGATTCCCAATAACATGTGGATTGGCCCTGCCTCTTCCACCATTATCTACAACTAGTCAAAAATCCTTCATGATGCCACGGAGATCAGGGTTCTTGTTCCAGTTGCAAATCGAGTTGAGTGCCTCTATTACTCCAACTAATCTGATATTTGGGCTCAGAGTTGAGGAAGGGGATCTAATCGAGAGGAGGTATGAGATAATAATTATAATGATGATAATGACAAGGGAGAACCTTAGCTTTGTGGTAAAGTTGCTTCATCACAATCTATAGTCATAGGTTCAAGTTACAGAAACAGCCTTTCCGTAATGTGGAATTAAGGTTGTTTACATTTTCCCTTTACCAACCTGCAGGAATCTTGTTCAGAGTTGTTTAATCTTTTAAcctttataataataatatttatcaacaaaaaaataataaccagCATAttaattcttttcttttataggGAATAAAACCAGCATCATTGGCAAAAGTTACAGATTCTACTGTTAGAGCTTTCATAGAGAAATGTATTGCAAAAGTGTCTGAGCGGTTGACTGCCAAGGAACTTCTGATGGATCCCTTTCTTCAATCACACGAGGAAAGTGAAAGTATAGGTCATTCATTACTTCCCAAAAGCCATCATTCCGGTATACATTTACTAGCTTAACTAGAGGCTTatgaagttttttatttttaattttattcctCCATACATACTGACTTGAAAAATGCAGGTGGCCATTTTGATACGATAGAAGGTGCAAGTGCTAGGGATTCTCCAGCTGAGACATTTAAAGGCTTCACAGTGCAAGGTCAGAGGAAAGACTTGAACACGATATTTCTGAAACTACGAATATCTGATTCCACAGgtcctctctctgtctctttctctctcttcagatTATCATTTTTATTCACAGAATTGTTCAATAGCATTTTCATATCACCAATAGAAAATTTTTGCATGGTTTCCCAGGTCACATTCGCAATATTCACTTCCCATTTGATATTGAGGCTGATACAGCACTTGCCGTTGCAAGTGAAATGGTTGAGGAGTTGGACCTTACTGATCAAGATGTTTCAACAATTGCTTATATGATTGACTCAGAAATTCGGTCACACGTTCCAGATTGGGAACCTGCTGAACTTTCACAATATAGTCCTGGTGGAGAGTCGGAAACTCCTGATTCTCTTGCCTCTGAAATGAGAGATGATTGTTGTCTTTTGAGAAATGATTCTGCCCATTCTTTTAGTGGCCTTGCACTAGAAATACTACCTTCAGGTAAGAAGTACTGGTCTGATTCACCCAAGGGAAATGGCAGGAACTCTCCTAGCAAGCATGGACCTTCAAATTTATCTCCAAAAGTGGGCCGCTTTAGCAAACATCCCATGTTATCTCCTTGTAGTCATGACGATCAAGATCATTCAAATGATGCCACTTCACTTGATCACCAGGATTGTGAAACCATCTCTTGTAATTATGATAACAATGAAGGGTGTGATGATGGTAGCGTGCATGCAGATTTGATGATTGGTTATAGAAATAGTGCAATTGTTGGTCAAGATGGTGAGTCTGGGGCATCTCCAGTGGGAGAGAACTGCGAGTTACAACGAGACATCATATCAGAAGAAGTCAAAGTAG
This sequence is a window from Tripterygium wilfordii isolate XIE 37 chromosome 8, ASM1340144v1, whole genome shotgun sequence. Protein-coding genes within it:
- the LOC120003843 gene encoding uncharacterized protein LOC120003843; translation: MNIDDIFSASSSTEAHPMTPSHTSRSLGKRSLEGSVNRSSSKKQTMTRVDEHDIMMRLFNVVETLAAVRDAPPPTATAVEVKTTTHVAFKILKKMRKELGISNDLYLFAADLFADNYVKECFIECEEDLRLAYLERKYAQHLTKTDMSGVNSITMDDDDSEARRRWSNDFILVASVTAAAMYYGISKEACNLY
- the LOC120003842 gene encoding probable serine/threonine-protein kinase WNK3, whose amino-acid sequence is MPQDPPSEQEPDDSDSDFIEIDPTRRYGRYKEVLGRGAFKKVYRAFDELEGIEVAWNQVKVTDLLRNSEDLERLYSEVHLLKTLKHKNIIKFYNSWIDTKNENINFITEIFTSGTLRQYRKKHKHVDLRALKKWSRQILEGLSYLHSHDPPVIHRDLKCDNIFVNGNQGEVKIGDLGMAAILRQARSAHSVIGTPEFMAPELYEEEYNELVDIYAFGMCVLELVTFEYPYAECANAAQIFKKVTSGIKPASLAKVTDSTVRAFIEKCIAKVSERLTAKELLMDPFLQSHEESESIGHSLLPKSHHSGGHFDTIEGASARDSPAETFKGFTVQGQRKDLNTIFLKLRISDSTGHIRNIHFPFDIEADTALAVASEMVEELDLTDQDVSTIAYMIDSEIRSHVPDWEPAELSQYSPGGESETPDSLASEMRDDCCLLRNDSAHSFSGLALEILPSGKKYWSDSPKGNGRNSPSKHGPSNLSPKVGRFSKHPMLSPCSHDDQDHSNDATSLDHQDCETISCNYDNNEGCDDGSVHADLMIGYRNSAIVGQDGESGASPVGENCELQRDIISEEVKVVAEKLEDLLVKQRKELDELKQKHKLAITDLLNEVSPDICKEVLSICKLKIPD